In one window of Desulforhabdus amnigena DNA:
- a CDS encoding metallophosphoesterase family protein, producing the protein MRIAVISDIHGNLEAFREVLKNLDQTRVDCVASLGDNIGYGPEPEEVLELLKARNIPSVMGNHELGIVDPSFLPRFNPSARLSLEITRRLLSPASIEYLKTFKASRVVCDCLCVHGFPPDSINTYLFQVSESLMHRAFLELQQEICFVGHTHELALVVSKGLKHHAIPLEEGIIFLPKGEKYIINVGSVGQPRDGDNRAKYVIWDGEARTLDVRFIPYDIAATVKKILDLGFPEINARRLW; encoded by the coding sequence ATGCGCATCGCGGTGATATCCGATATTCATGGGAACTTGGAAGCGTTCCGGGAGGTCCTGAAAAACCTGGATCAGACCCGGGTGGATTGTGTGGCCTCCCTGGGGGACAACATCGGGTATGGCCCCGAACCGGAAGAGGTTCTGGAACTTCTGAAAGCCCGGAACATCCCTTCCGTCATGGGGAACCACGAACTGGGGATTGTCGATCCATCTTTTCTTCCCCGTTTCAACCCTTCCGCGCGCCTCTCCCTGGAGATTACACGGAGGCTCCTTTCACCCGCGAGCATCGAATACCTGAAGACCTTCAAGGCTTCTCGCGTCGTCTGTGATTGCTTGTGCGTTCATGGTTTTCCTCCCGATTCCATCAATACCTATCTCTTCCAGGTTTCTGAAAGCCTCATGCACCGCGCCTTTCTGGAACTTCAGCAGGAGATCTGCTTCGTGGGGCACACTCATGAACTGGCGCTGGTCGTTTCGAAGGGGTTGAAACATCATGCAATCCCCCTGGAAGAAGGGATTATTTTCCTGCCCAAAGGTGAAAAGTACATCATCAACGTGGGAAGTGTCGGACAGCCAAGGGACGGCGACAATCGGGCCAAGTACGTCATCTGGGACGGCGAAGCGCGGACACTGGATGTTCGGTTTATCCCTTACGATATCGCAGCAACGGTGAAGAAAATCCTGGACCTAGGGTTTCCCGAGATCAATGCCCGGCGTCTCTGGTAG
- a CDS encoding protein kinase domain-containing protein produces MKTVGKYEVCGLLGRGGMGVVYKARLPVVNKMVALKLLAPHPHLLHSLGREEVERRFIAEAVAMAALRHPHLLKVLDFDYDEGSPFFTMEYYYQNLGMLIGESARVEEPTRMLSLDKAIRYTRQILLGLGRMHRAGMVHRDVKPYNLFITDEDQVKIGDFGLSKLRGEDFRNPPNVMVGSPYYAAPEQERDPETVDGRADLYGVGVVFYRMLTGRLPEAEMLPPSECHPDVDPSWDDFVWKAIAPLRENRFNRAEEMLGRLDVLSKAWEEKKRDICRSFPERSTQVIEPKQEMIASLRAAPAKVGPREAPEIFRCDSLYRPLHSLANDFEILENKGIVLDRATNLFWQKGGSPDPLEWENAHDYVRNLNEEHFGGCSTWRLPTVNELLSLIKPVAHGEDDCMEPVFDRSKKWLWSCDRRSFTAAWYVDGELGFAGWGDFTCQYYVRAVCLRQG; encoded by the coding sequence ATGAAGACCGTTGGCAAATATGAAGTATGCGGCTTGCTGGGAAGAGGTGGAATGGGAGTGGTCTACAAAGCCCGCCTTCCCGTCGTCAACAAAATGGTGGCGCTGAAACTGCTGGCGCCTCATCCGCATCTCCTGCATTCCCTGGGAAGGGAGGAAGTCGAGCGGCGCTTCATCGCTGAAGCGGTCGCGATGGCGGCATTGCGCCATCCGCATCTATTGAAAGTATTGGACTTCGACTATGACGAAGGCTCACCTTTCTTCACGATGGAATACTATTATCAGAATCTGGGGATGCTCATCGGGGAGAGTGCCCGGGTGGAAGAGCCCACCCGTATGCTCAGCCTCGACAAGGCCATCCGCTATACGCGCCAGATCCTTCTGGGGCTGGGGAGAATGCATCGTGCAGGGATGGTGCACCGTGACGTCAAACCCTATAATTTGTTCATTACCGATGAAGATCAGGTGAAGATCGGAGATTTTGGCCTTTCCAAGTTACGGGGGGAAGACTTCCGCAATCCGCCCAATGTCATGGTGGGTTCTCCCTATTATGCCGCTCCCGAACAGGAAAGGGACCCCGAGACAGTGGACGGGAGGGCGGACCTTTATGGTGTGGGGGTAGTTTTCTATCGCATGCTGACGGGGAGGTTGCCTGAAGCGGAAATGCTCCCGCCGAGCGAATGCCATCCGGACGTGGATCCTTCCTGGGATGATTTTGTGTGGAAAGCCATTGCGCCCCTGAGGGAAAATCGTTTCAACCGTGCTGAAGAGATGCTGGGAAGGCTCGATGTGCTGAGCAAAGCCTGGGAGGAAAAAAAACGGGATATCTGCCGCTCGTTTCCCGAGAGGTCAACGCAAGTGATTGAGCCGAAACAGGAAATGATTGCCTCGCTGCGCGCCGCCCCCGCCAAGGTGGGCCCTCGGGAGGCTCCCGAAATTTTTCGGTGCGACAGTCTTTACCGTCCGCTTCATTCCCTTGCCAATGATTTTGAGATCCTTGAAAATAAAGGAATCGTTCTCGACAGGGCAACGAATCTCTTCTGGCAGAAAGGAGGGTCCCCTGATCCCCTGGAGTGGGAGAATGCGCATGACTACGTGCGAAACCTCAACGAGGAACACTTCGGGGGATGTTCCACATGGCGGCTTCCCACCGTAAATGAATTGCTTTCTCTCATAAAGCCCGTTGCCCATGGAGAGGACGATTGCATGGAGCCGGTATTTGACCGGAGCAAAAAGTGGCTCTGGAGCTGTGATCGGCGTTCTTTCACTGCTGCATGGTATGTGGATGG